A region from the Conexibacter woesei Iso977N genome encodes:
- a CDS encoding glycosyltransferase → MLVGVDARALATRRGVARYTRRMVEALAALDGVAVRVLVPGRDPVEPIPGVSMVRTRAPSRVVHGAGAICGFPRVDTLLGDDVDVVWLPAPAPVAVGDPYVLTIHDLSWEDRPQDFTRYERLWHRVARPAALARRARAVVCDAPAVAEEVSARWGVAARVVEPGVDAPPLASVGDGRAKPYILFVGALEPRKGLDVLAAAWARAALADTELVVVGEGRAEVPGAVRLGHVGDGELHALYAGAEAVVLPSHLEGFGLPPREAAAHGTPSIVSDIPTLRLPGTLRFPPGDAGALADALRRLPAERARLVAELQPPRAWTDAARDLLGVLREAAGP, encoded by the coding sequence ATGCTCGTCGGGGTCGATGCGCGGGCGCTGGCCACGCGCCGGGGCGTCGCGCGGTACACGCGCCGGATGGTCGAGGCGCTCGCCGCCCTCGACGGCGTCGCCGTGCGCGTGCTGGTCCCGGGACGCGATCCGGTCGAGCCGATCCCGGGCGTCTCGATGGTCCGGACGCGCGCGCCGTCGCGCGTCGTGCACGGCGCGGGCGCGATCTGCGGCTTCCCGCGCGTCGACACGCTGCTGGGCGATGACGTGGACGTCGTGTGGCTGCCCGCGCCGGCGCCCGTCGCCGTGGGCGACCCCTACGTGTTGACGATCCACGACCTCTCGTGGGAGGACCGCCCGCAGGACTTCACCCGCTACGAGCGCCTCTGGCACCGCGTCGCCCGTCCCGCCGCGCTGGCCCGCCGGGCGCGCGCCGTCGTCTGCGATGCGCCCGCGGTCGCCGAGGAGGTCTCCGCGCGCTGGGGTGTCGCGGCGCGCGTCGTCGAGCCGGGCGTGGACGCGCCGCCGCTGGCGAGCGTCGGGGACGGCCGGGCCAAGCCCTACATCTTGTTCGTCGGCGCGCTGGAGCCGCGCAAGGGGCTCGACGTGCTGGCGGCGGCCTGGGCGCGCGCCGCGCTGGCCGACACCGAGCTGGTCGTCGTCGGCGAGGGGCGCGCGGAGGTCCCGGGCGCGGTCCGGCTCGGGCACGTCGGCGACGGCGAGCTGCATGCGCTGTACGCGGGCGCGGAGGCGGTCGTGCTGCCGTCGCACCTCGAAGGCTTCGGCCTGCCGCCGCGCGAGGCCGCGGCGCACGGGACGCCGTCGATCGTCTCGGACATCCCGACGCTGCGCCTGCCCGGCACGCTGCGCTTCCCGCCCGGCGACGCGGGCGCGCTCGCCGACGCGCTGCGCCGCCTCCCCGCCGAGCGCGCGCGCCTCGTCGCCGAGCTCCAGCCCCCGCGCGCCTGGACCGACGCGGCCCGCGACCTCCTCGGCGTCCTGCGCGAGGCGGCGGGCCCATGA
- a CDS encoding LLM class flavin-dependent oxidoreductase, which translates to MTQFWFAASTEEFTPSQMLAQAQVADGAGFDAIGSSDHFHSWFPGGRGSAAWVFLPAAGQVIADKPLFTSVTPILHHYHPAVVAQYFMNLEELYPGRAVLGVGSAEALSEVPLGLDWPEPAEMLRRFDSGLEAIRRLWDGETVTMDGGWFSLNEAKLMTMAETRPRMIVSAFGPDAAAIAGKHGDGLWTLGDPESAPAVIEAYRNACAEHGREVGDIVLQAGFALGNDEAALIKATKKWKTTQFPEYYLESDHDLDKMAASAEARMSDEEFAHEGFLVSADVDEHVRRIGEMVDIDEAVSVICLQSIGDLDPETSIRRYGAEVLPRLREGAAAAR; encoded by the coding sequence ATGACCCAGTTCTGGTTCGCTGCCTCGACCGAGGAGTTCACCCCTTCGCAGATGCTCGCCCAGGCGCAGGTCGCCGACGGTGCGGGGTTCGATGCGATCGGATCGTCCGATCACTTCCACTCCTGGTTCCCCGGAGGCAGGGGCTCCGCGGCGTGGGTGTTCCTCCCCGCCGCCGGCCAGGTGATCGCCGACAAGCCGCTGTTCACGAGCGTCACGCCGATCCTGCACCACTACCACCCGGCGGTCGTCGCGCAGTACTTCATGAACTTGGAGGAGCTGTACCCGGGGCGCGCGGTGCTGGGCGTGGGCTCGGCCGAGGCGCTGAGCGAGGTGCCGCTGGGCCTGGACTGGCCCGAGCCCGCCGAGATGCTGCGGCGCTTCGACTCCGGCCTGGAGGCGATCCGGCGGCTGTGGGACGGCGAGACCGTGACGATGGACGGCGGCTGGTTCTCGCTCAACGAGGCCAAGTTGATGACCATGGCCGAGACGCGGCCGCGGATGATCGTGTCCGCCTTCGGGCCGGACGCCGCGGCGATCGCGGGCAAGCACGGCGACGGGCTCTGGACGCTCGGCGACCCGGAGAGCGCGCCCGCGGTGATCGAGGCCTACAGGAACGCGTGCGCCGAGCACGGGCGCGAGGTCGGCGACATCGTCCTACAGGCGGGCTTCGCCCTCGGCAACGACGAGGCGGCGCTGATCAAGGCCACCAAGAAGTGGAAGACCACGCAGTTCCCGGAGTACTACCTCGAGAGCGACCACGACCTCGACAAGATGGCGGCCTCGGCGGAGGCGCGGATGAGCGACGAGGAGTTCGCGCACGAGGGCTTCCTGGTCAGCGCCGACGTCGACGAGCACGTGCGGCGGATCGGCGAGATGGTGGACATCGACGAGGCGGTCAGCGTCATCTGCCTGCAGTCGATCGGCGACCTCGACCCGGAGACGTCGATCCGGCGCTACGGCGCCGAGGTGCTGCCGCGGCTGCGCGAGGGAGCCGCCGCGGCCCGCTGA
- a CDS encoding YunG family protein produces MLPADLEAAIRASWSPASCDPADAPWPPENPSRGQCNVTALVVQDHAGGDIVRSTVLHADGTRQGLHFWNRLPDGSEVDLTREQFVDGEVVQDAIAEIQERPADISHGRVYQQYLALSERVSAALQQ; encoded by the coding sequence ATGCTCCCCGCCGACCTCGAAGCCGCGATCCGCGCCAGCTGGTCGCCCGCCAGCTGCGACCCCGCCGACGCGCCGTGGCCGCCGGAGAACCCGTCCCGCGGCCAGTGCAACGTCACCGCGCTCGTCGTCCAGGACCATGCGGGCGGCGACATCGTCAGGTCGACGGTCCTGCACGCTGACGGCACGCGCCAGGGACTGCACTTCTGGAACCGCCTGCCCGACGGCAGCGAGGTCGACCTGACGCGCGAGCAGTTCGTCGACGGCGAGGTCGTCCAGGACGCGATCGCCGAGATCCAGGAGCGCCCCGCCGACATCAGCCACGGCCGCGTCTACCAGCAGTACCTCGCGCTCTCCGAGCGCGTCTCAGCGGCGCTTCAACAATAG
- the map gene encoding type I methionyl aminopeptidase, with product MSTDTPEDLAGMKAAGRVVAQTIRELRKLVRPGISTAELDAAAERIFTAHGARSGPQLDYNFPGWTCISVNDEAVHGVPNARRLKDGDLVKLDVTAELEGYYADACRTVVVGRAKPSAVKLVGAAESALKKGLASARAGATVNDIGIAVQAEVEKRGFSVCYSLTGHGIGRRIHEEPTVYSVAMPGPSPVLTEGLVLTIEPIIAAGEGDVVEDGEWIVRTADGSLSAHAEHTLVITEGNPIVITA from the coding sequence ATGTCCACCGACACGCCCGAGGACCTCGCCGGCATGAAGGCTGCCGGCCGTGTGGTCGCCCAGACGATCCGCGAGCTGCGCAAGCTCGTCCGGCCCGGGATCTCGACGGCTGAGCTGGATGCTGCTGCCGAGCGGATCTTCACGGCGCATGGTGCGCGGTCCGGGCCGCAGTTGGACTACAACTTCCCGGGCTGGACCTGCATCTCGGTCAACGACGAGGCCGTGCACGGCGTGCCCAACGCGCGGCGGTTGAAGGACGGTGACCTGGTCAAGCTCGACGTCACCGCCGAGCTGGAGGGCTACTACGCCGACGCGTGCCGGACGGTCGTCGTCGGCAGGGCCAAGCCGAGCGCGGTCAAGCTCGTCGGCGCGGCCGAGTCGGCGCTGAAGAAGGGGCTGGCCTCGGCGCGCGCGGGCGCGACCGTCAACGACATCGGGATCGCCGTGCAGGCCGAGGTCGAGAAGCGCGGCTTCAGCGTCTGCTACTCGCTCACCGGCCACGGCATCGGCCGCAGGATCCACGAGGAGCCGACGGTCTACAGCGTCGCGATGCCCGGCCCGTCGCCGGTCCTGACCGAGGGGCTGGTCCTGACGATCGAGCCGATCATCGCCGCGGGCGAGGGCGACGTCGTCGAGGACGGCGAGTGGATCGTCCGGACCGCCGACGGCTCGCTGTCCGCGCACGCCGAGCACACGCTCGTGATCACCGAGGGCAACCCGATCGTCATCACCGCGTAA
- a CDS encoding NAD(P)/FAD-dependent oxidoreductase — MRVGVIGAGVSGLVAAHELHRAGHQVVVFEANAYAGGHTNTVDIGALSVDTGFIVFNDRNYPNFQKMLRKLDVATQASDMSFGVGDEDGDFEYASTSANGLFAKRAHLASPTFHRMVLDIRRFQRDGRALLDSDDDPSLAHWLQDNKYSEAFVQRLIVPQAAAVWSADPDQMWSFPARFLVQFFNNHGMLDLKDRPRWRTVTGGSKRYVEALTRPFADAIRLNTRVTSFTRDDDGVTIDGERFDHAVFATHADQALAILGDGATAPERELLGAFPYAPNEAVLHHDVAMLPRRRRAWASWNYHLLDQQTGKPTVTYHMNRLQSLRDGDREWCVTLNRTTAIDPEKIVRTIQYAHPVFTTEGMRAQERVAEISGGRSRTHYAGAYWGWGFHEDGVVSGLRVARELGVGPS; from the coding sequence GTGAGAGTCGGAGTCATCGGAGCAGGGGTCTCGGGGCTGGTTGCCGCGCATGAGCTGCATCGTGCGGGCCACCAGGTGGTGGTCTTCGAGGCCAATGCCTATGCGGGCGGGCACACGAACACGGTCGACATCGGCGCGCTCAGCGTCGACACCGGGTTCATCGTGTTCAACGACCGCAACTACCCCAACTTCCAGAAGATGCTCCGGAAGCTGGACGTCGCGACGCAGGCGAGCGACATGTCGTTCGGCGTGGGGGACGAGGACGGCGACTTCGAGTACGCCTCGACGTCGGCCAACGGGCTGTTCGCCAAGCGCGCGCACCTCGCCTCGCCGACCTTCCACCGCATGGTCCTGGACATCCGGCGCTTCCAGAGGGACGGCCGCGCGCTGCTGGACTCCGACGACGACCCGTCGCTGGCGCACTGGCTGCAGGACAACAAGTACTCCGAGGCCTTCGTGCAGCGCCTGATCGTCCCGCAGGCCGCGGCGGTCTGGAGCGCCGACCCGGACCAGATGTGGTCGTTCCCCGCGCGCTTCCTGGTCCAGTTCTTCAACAACCACGGGATGCTCGACCTCAAGGACCGCCCGCGCTGGCGCACGGTCACCGGCGGGTCGAAGCGCTACGTCGAGGCGCTCACGAGGCCGTTCGCCGACGCGATCCGCCTCAACACGCGCGTCACGTCCTTCACCCGCGACGACGACGGCGTGACGATCGACGGCGAGCGCTTCGACCACGCGGTCTTCGCCACCCACGCCGACCAGGCGCTGGCGATCCTCGGCGACGGCGCGACCGCGCCGGAGCGCGAGCTGCTCGGCGCGTTCCCTTATGCGCCCAACGAGGCGGTCCTGCACCACGACGTCGCGATGCTCCCGCGCCGCCGGCGCGCCTGGGCGTCGTGGAACTACCACCTGCTCGATCAGCAGACCGGCAAGCCGACCGTCACCTACCACATGAACCGTCTGCAGTCCCTACGAGACGGAGACCGCGAGTGGTGCGTGACGCTCAACCGCACCACGGCGATCGACCCCGAGAAGATCGTGCGCACGATCCAGTACGCGCACCCGGTCTTCACGACCGAAGGCATGCGCGCGCAGGAGCGCGTCGCCGAGATCAGCGGCGGGCGCTCCCGGACGCACTACGCCGGCGCCTATTGGGGCTGGGGCTTCCACGAGGACGGCGTCGTCAGCGGCCTGCGCGTCGCCCGCGAGCTGGGGGTCGGCCCGTCGTGA
- a CDS encoding glycosyltransferase, whose protein sequence is MKPSSPRVALVHDFLLDLRGGERVFLALCEQFPDADIFTAVYDPKGTEGRFEDRNVHASFLQKLHPNAKSFRRLLPLYPYAMEALDLSDYDLVLSSSSAWAHGVLPSEDAVHVCYCHNPFRYAWNAREATLRAQSPVVRAALGVVLQRWRQWDWIAAQRVDRYIANSETTRRRIARYFTREASVVYPPVEIERFQPGEVGEHYAVLSELMPHKRIDLAVRAFNELGRPLVVIGDGPDARRLERMAGSNVRFTGRVSDAEVARLLGSAKALVVTATEEFGIAAVEAQAAGRPVVALAEGGVTESVLEGETGVFYDEATPAALAAAVAGFDPMAVDPAACVANAQRFSRAAFAAEIRANVDAALAAGPSPRGDRNRPARGLALAGRRAA, encoded by the coding sequence ATGAAGCCGTCGTCCCCACGGGTGGCTCTGGTCCACGACTTCCTGCTCGACCTGCGCGGGGGCGAGCGGGTGTTCCTCGCACTTTGCGAGCAGTTCCCCGATGCCGACATCTTCACGGCGGTCTACGACCCCAAGGGCACCGAGGGCCGCTTCGAGGACCGCAACGTCCACGCCTCGTTCCTGCAGAAGCTGCACCCGAACGCGAAGTCGTTCCGCAGGCTGCTGCCGCTGTACCCGTACGCGATGGAGGCGCTGGACCTCAGCGACTACGACCTTGTGCTGAGCAGCAGCAGCGCCTGGGCCCACGGCGTCCTGCCGTCCGAGGACGCGGTCCACGTCTGCTACTGCCACAACCCGTTCCGCTACGCCTGGAACGCGCGCGAGGCGACGCTGCGCGCCCAGAGCCCGGTCGTCCGGGCCGCGCTCGGCGTGGTGCTGCAGCGCTGGCGCCAGTGGGACTGGATCGCCGCGCAGCGCGTCGACCGCTACATCGCGAACTCCGAGACGACGCGCCGCCGGATCGCCCGCTACTTCACACGCGAGGCGAGCGTCGTCTACCCGCCGGTCGAGATCGAGCGCTTCCAGCCCGGCGAGGTCGGCGAGCACTACGCGGTCCTGTCGGAGCTGATGCCGCACAAGCGGATCGACCTCGCGGTCCGCGCCTTCAACGAGCTCGGCCGCCCGCTGGTCGTCATCGGCGACGGGCCGGACGCGCGCCGCCTGGAGCGGATGGCGGGCAGCAACGTGCGCTTCACCGGCCGCGTCAGCGACGCCGAGGTCGCGCGCCTGCTCGGCAGCGCGAAGGCGCTCGTCGTCACCGCGACCGAGGAGTTCGGGATCGCCGCCGTCGAGGCGCAGGCCGCCGGGCGCCCGGTCGTGGCGCTGGCCGAGGGCGGCGTGACGGAGTCCGTCCTCGAGGGCGAGACCGGCGTGTTCTACGACGAGGCGACGCCGGCCGCGCTGGCCGCGGCGGTCGCGGGCTTCGACCCGATGGCCGTCGACCCGGCGGCGTGCGTCGCCAACGCGCAGCGCTTCAGCCGTGCGGCGTTCGCCGCGGAGATCCGCGCGAACGTCGATGCGGCGCTCGCCGCCGGTCCCAGCCCGCGCGGCGACCGCAACCGCCCGGCGCGCGGGTTGGCGCTGGCCGGTCGCCGCGCCGCGTGA
- a CDS encoding glycosyltransferase family 2 protein, translating to MSASIVVVLHDSAEDLQRLLRSLEPITDRPQLIVVDAGSSDDGPAIAAAWGAEVVEAGNVGFGAANNIGLERATHSITLLLNPDIVVHEPPVLERLARHARRDDALHVPRLLNPDGSVQRSAHPLPGRVEALLPAVVHPRALPRPLRERADPWRAEADRPVGWAIAAAVAARTATLRALGPFDPEQFLFFEDLDLCLRARAAGVPTLLHPDLTLEHRGGHSTGPAYGGEPHALLAQRRREVVRANLGGRALALDDAAQALTFATRAAARAATRRDPGRERAQLAALRAARRG from the coding sequence ATGAGCGCCTCCATCGTCGTCGTCCTGCACGACTCCGCCGAGGACCTCCAGCGGCTGCTGCGCTCGCTGGAGCCGATCACCGACCGGCCGCAGCTGATCGTCGTCGACGCGGGCTCGTCGGATGACGGGCCGGCGATCGCGGCGGCTTGGGGTGCCGAAGTGGTCGAGGCCGGGAACGTCGGCTTCGGCGCCGCCAACAACATCGGGTTGGAGCGCGCGACGCACTCGATCACGTTGTTGTTGAACCCGGACATCGTCGTCCACGAGCCGCCGGTCCTGGAGCGACTGGCCCGCCACGCCCGGCGCGACGACGCGCTGCACGTCCCGCGGCTGCTGAACCCGGACGGCTCGGTCCAGCGCTCCGCCCACCCGCTGCCCGGCCGCGTCGAGGCGCTGCTGCCCGCGGTCGTCCACCCGCGCGCGCTGCCGCGGCCGCTGCGCGAGCGCGCCGACCCGTGGCGCGCCGAGGCCGACCGGCCGGTCGGCTGGGCGATCGCCGCCGCGGTCGCCGCGCGCACCGCCACGCTGCGCGCGCTCGGCCCGTTCGACCCCGAGCAGTTCCTGTTCTTCGAGGACCTCGACCTCTGCCTGCGCGCCCGCGCGGCCGGCGTCCCGACGCTCCTGCACCCGGACCTGACGCTGGAGCACCGCGGCGGCCACTCGACCGGCCCGGCCTACGGCGGCGAGCCCCACGCGCTGCTGGCCCAGCGCCGGCGCGAGGTCGTCCGCGCCAACCTCGGCGGCCGCGCGCTGGCGCTCGACGACGCCGCGCAGGCGCTGACCTTCGCGACCCGCGCGGCCGCGCGCGCCGCCACCCGTCGGGATCCCGGGCGCGAGCGCGCGCAGCTCGCGGCATTGCGCGCCGCCCGCCGCGGGTAG
- a CDS encoding FKBP-type peptidyl-prolyl cis-trans isomerase, with the protein MPVGTVRTLPAKGGAAKAALAQAIKQVSHPESSRPVARTESSLVAIAASVTTTDGQPHLGVRPASAAPAGYEETSLHPGGGRQVTQGASVTIKYVAFSWATGRTVDSLWDLGPPFSFTVGSQLVAPAINRAVAGMHVGETKLVAAPTALGPSAIPGAPIGAAESQPLLYVLSVEDVRDHEPEMPDAPSSSPHSTDQP; encoded by the coding sequence ATGCCGGTGGGCACGGTGCGCACCCTGCCTGCGAAGGGGGGCGCTGCGAAGGCTGCGCTCGCCCAGGCGATCAAACAGGTCTCTCATCCGGAGTCGTCTCGACCGGTGGCGCGAACCGAGAGCTCGCTTGTTGCGATCGCCGCGTCGGTCACCACCACGGACGGGCAACCCCACCTGGGCGTTCGGCCGGCAAGTGCGGCGCCCGCCGGCTACGAGGAAACGTCGCTGCACCCCGGAGGCGGACGCCAGGTGACGCAGGGCGCCTCGGTCACGATCAAGTACGTGGCCTTCTCATGGGCCACCGGCCGGACGGTCGACAGCCTGTGGGACCTCGGTCCGCCGTTCTCCTTCACGGTCGGCTCGCAGCTGGTGGCGCCCGCGATCAACCGTGCAGTCGCCGGGATGCACGTCGGCGAGACGAAGCTCGTCGCGGCTCCGACGGCACTCGGGCCGTCGGCGATCCCCGGTGCGCCGATCGGCGCCGCCGAGAGCCAGCCACTGCTCTACGTCCTCAGCGTCGAGGACGTACGCGACCACGAACCCGAGATGCCCGACGCACCGTCGTCGTCGCCGCATTCCACCGATCAGCCCTGA
- a CDS encoding DUF1365 domain-containing protein, which produces MTAAASPVLYAGTVRHRRRAVRRHTIRHRVAMALVDLERLPAPAARGLIRFDPEDYMSVADVRTRTGIATGPIRLLTLPRSLGKAFNPVSFYYAYNNDETLGAVVAEVTSTPWGERHAYVLEASDGARVHRGDDDKALHVSPFLGMDHHYSWAATEPRATLSVHIALDDAFDATLNLERRPWRTRALLGASLRTLFLIYAHAAVLALKRVPVHPRPTEPTPS; this is translated from the coding sequence GTGACCGCCGCCGCGTCGCCCGTCCTCTACGCCGGGACCGTCCGGCACCGCCGCCGCGCGGTGCGCCGCCACACGATCCGCCACCGCGTGGCGATGGCGCTCGTGGACCTGGAGCGCCTCCCGGCGCCCGCCGCGCGCGGGCTGATCCGGTTCGACCCCGAGGACTACATGTCGGTCGCCGATGTCCGCACGCGGACCGGGATCGCGACCGGGCCGATCCGCTTGCTGACCTTGCCCCGAAGCCTCGGCAAGGCCTTCAACCCGGTGTCCTTCTACTACGCCTACAACAACGACGAGACGCTCGGCGCGGTCGTCGCCGAGGTGACCTCCACGCCCTGGGGCGAGCGCCACGCCTACGTGCTGGAGGCGAGCGACGGCGCGCGCGTGCACCGCGGCGACGACGACAAGGCGCTGCACGTCTCGCCGTTCCTGGGCATGGACCATCACTACTCCTGGGCCGCCACCGAGCCGCGCGCGACGCTGTCGGTGCACATCGCGCTCGACGATGCCTTCGACGCCACGCTCAACCTCGAGCGCAGGCCCTGGCGCACCCGCGCGCTGCTCGGCGCCTCGCTGCGCACGTTGTTCCTCATCTACGCCCACGCCGCGGTGCTCGCGCTCAAGCGCGTGCCCGTCCACCCCCGACCCACGGAGCCCACACCGTCGTGA
- a CDS encoding glycosyltransferase family 2 protein, translating into MTARTAVVVPNRDGLRWLPGLLDALRAQTLAAERIVIVDDGSRDDSVAWLREHAPDAIVIARPQSGGFAAAVNTGMDACADCDFVALVNTDVALDPDWLARTAEVLEAAPEAGSVACKMVGMDDPGLIDDAGDTLRRDGVCEQRGRGRRDAGQFDAAGEIWGACAGAALYRRRAVVEVGGFDASYGMYLEDVDLALRLRLAGWTCRYEPAVARHAGAGSGAPVGYWVARNSLLLAVRWFPAEWAPYVAYRQASWLADAARRGRAPLREHLRGLRAAVPELGRVWRARRGVGGTQRAAMERAVPARPWRGPLAGGHPEAAE; encoded by the coding sequence GTGACGGCTCGCACCGCTGTCGTCGTCCCGAACCGGGACGGGCTCCGCTGGCTGCCGGGGCTGCTCGACGCGTTGCGCGCGCAGACGCTCGCCGCCGAGCGGATCGTGATCGTCGACGACGGCTCGCGCGACGACTCCGTCGCGTGGCTGCGCGAGCACGCGCCCGACGCGATCGTGATCGCGCGCCCGCAGTCCGGCGGGTTCGCCGCGGCGGTCAACACCGGCATGGACGCGTGCGCGGACTGCGACTTCGTCGCGCTCGTCAACACCGACGTCGCGCTGGACCCGGACTGGCTGGCGCGGACCGCCGAGGTGTTGGAGGCCGCACCCGAAGCGGGGTCCGTGGCGTGCAAGATGGTGGGGATGGACGATCCCGGCCTGATCGACGACGCGGGCGACACGCTGCGCCGCGACGGCGTCTGCGAGCAGCGCGGGCGCGGGCGGCGCGACGCCGGGCAGTTCGACGCGGCCGGCGAGATCTGGGGCGCGTGCGCGGGCGCCGCGCTGTACCGGCGCCGCGCGGTCGTCGAGGTCGGCGGGTTCGACGCGTCCTACGGGATGTACCTGGAGGACGTCGACCTCGCGCTGCGGCTGCGGCTGGCGGGGTGGACGTGCCGCTACGAGCCGGCGGTCGCGCGCCACGCGGGCGCGGGGTCGGGCGCGCCGGTCGGCTACTGGGTCGCGCGCAACTCCCTGCTGTTGGCCGTGCGCTGGTTCCCGGCCGAGTGGGCGCCGTACGTCGCCTACCGCCAGGCGTCGTGGCTGGCCGACGCGGCGCGGCGGGGCCGGGCGCCGCTGCGCGAGCACCTGCGCGGGCTGCGCGCCGCGGTGCCCGAGCTGGGGCGCGTGTGGCGCGCGCGGCGCGGCGTCGGCGGGACGCAGCGCGCGGCGATGGAGCGCGCGGTGCCGGCGCGGCCGTGGCGGGGCCCGCTGGCCGGCGGGCATCCGGAGGCGGCGGAGTGA
- a CDS encoding class I SAM-dependent methyltransferase, whose amino-acid sequence MDLRAAFQRRLAKQLGHPSGLAGKVVARRINQRNLKAVDAAVAALEVADGQVVADVGFGGGVGLARLLQSPAATIHGAEISEDMLRAARKTYRNALASGRLQLHAGPMSALPLPDASLDGIVTTNTIYFIEDLQPAFAELRRVLKPGGRLVVGIGDPDHMRDLPFTPYGFNLRPVNDVVQQLAAAGLTLADHRRLGPAEGPRHLRVFHVLIAT is encoded by the coding sequence ATGGACCTCCGCGCAGCGTTCCAACGCAGGCTCGCGAAGCAGCTCGGCCATCCGAGCGGCCTCGCCGGGAAGGTCGTCGCGCGGCGGATCAACCAGCGCAACCTCAAGGCGGTCGACGCCGCGGTCGCCGCGCTGGAGGTCGCCGACGGGCAGGTCGTCGCCGACGTCGGCTTCGGCGGCGGGGTCGGGCTCGCCCGGCTGCTGCAGTCGCCCGCCGCGACGATCCACGGCGCGGAGATCAGCGAGGACATGCTCCGCGCCGCGCGCAAGACCTACAGGAACGCGCTGGCCTCCGGGCGCCTGCAGCTGCACGCCGGGCCGATGAGCGCGCTGCCGCTGCCGGACGCGAGCCTCGACGGCATCGTCACGACCAACACCATCTACTTCATCGAAGACCTACAACCTGCCTTCGCCGAGCTGCGCCGCGTCCTGAAGCCCGGCGGCCGCCTGGTCGTCGGCATCGGCGACCCCGACCACATGAGGGATCTGCCGTTCACGCCCTACGGCTTCAACCTGCGCCCGGTCAACGACGTCGTACAACAACTCGCGGCCGCCGGCCTGACGCTCGCCGACCACCGCCGCCTCGGCCCCGCCGAGGGCCCCAGGCACCTCAGGGTCTTCCACGTCCTGATCGCCACCTAG
- a CDS encoding SAM-dependent methyltransferase: MTERIARRIALAVLSRIEEGRLTIVEGATRTTFGSDAAPAAIVTIRDPRAWSKLLQGSRGLAEAYRDNYWDSPDLVAVIRVGARNARRLDAVRRRATPIREPFQRARQAFRSNTPRRARRDIEAHYDLGNELFGLMLDDTMMYSSAVFATPQTSLHEAAVAKLDMICDKLALGPDDHVLEIGTGWGGFATHAAATRGCRVTTTTISAEQHAHAVERVNALGLQDRVTVLQEDYRDLTGRYDKLVSIEMIEAVGWKDFPTFFRTCSDLLEDDGAMLLQAIVMDDRAYSVERASRSFIRTLIFPNGCLPSREVIARCVARDTDLHTTHLEDLTPHYAETLHRWRANFDDAEEKLRGLGYDDAFQRLWRLYLAYCEAGFAERRIGLVQTVLAKPRWRPEACDLGVGELAAVAQ; encoded by the coding sequence GTGACCGAACGGATCGCCCGCCGGATCGCCCTCGCCGTCCTGAGCCGGATCGAAGAGGGTCGCCTGACGATCGTCGAAGGCGCAACGCGCACGACCTTCGGCAGCGACGCCGCGCCCGCGGCGATCGTCACGATCCGCGACCCGCGCGCCTGGAGCAAGCTCCTGCAGGGCTCGCGCGGCCTGGCCGAGGCCTACCGCGACAACTACTGGGACTCGCCGGACCTCGTAGCGGTGATCCGCGTCGGCGCCCGCAACGCGCGCCGCCTCGACGCGGTCCGCCGCCGCGCGACGCCGATCCGCGAGCCGTTCCAGCGCGCCCGCCAGGCGTTCCGGTCCAACACGCCGCGCCGCGCGCGCCGCGACATCGAGGCCCACTACGACCTCGGCAACGAGCTGTTCGGGCTGATGCTCGACGACACCATGATGTACTCGAGCGCCGTCTTCGCGACGCCGCAGACCAGCCTCCACGAGGCCGCGGTCGCCAAGTTGGACATGATCTGCGACAAGCTCGCGCTCGGCCCCGACGACCACGTGCTGGAGATCGGGACCGGCTGGGGCGGCTTCGCCACGCACGCCGCCGCCACGCGCGGCTGCCGCGTGACGACCACGACGATCAGCGCCGAGCAGCACGCGCACGCGGTCGAGCGAGTCAATGCCCTTGGGTTGCAGGACCGCGTGACCGTGCTCCAGGAGGACTACCGCGACCTCACGGGCCGCTACGACAAGCTCGTGTCGATCGAGATGATCGAGGCGGTGGGGTGGAAGGACTTCCCGACGTTCTTCCGCACGTGCAGCGACCTGCTCGAGGACGACGGCGCGATGCTCCTGCAGGCGATCGTCATGGACGACCGCGCCTACTCGGTCGAGCGCGCGTCGCGGTCGTTCATCCGCACGCTGATCTTCCCGAACGGGTGCCTGCCGTCGCGCGAGGTGATCGCCCGCTGCGTCGCGCGCGACACCGACCTGCACACCACGCACCTGGAGGACCTGACGCCGCACTACGCCGAGACGCTGCACCGCTGGCGCGCGAACTTCGACGACGCGGAGGAGAAGCTCCGCGGCCTCGGATACGACGACGCCTTCCAGCGCCTGTGGCGGTTGTACCTGGCCTACTGCGAGGCCGGCTTCGCCGAGCGCCGGATCGGCCTCGTCCAGACCGTCCTGGCCAAGCCGCGCTGGCGGCCCGAGGCCTGCGACCTCGGCGTCGGCGAGCTCGCGGCGGTGGCGCAGTGA